Within Fusobacterium sp. SYSU M8D902, the genomic segment ACTTGTTATTATATCTATTATCTCTTGATTTTTGTCCTCTTTATGTAGTATATCTAATCTCTTTTCCAACTCGCTCTTATTTAAAAACTCATTATATGCTCTTTCATCATCAATACTTATAAGTCTATCTTGGGAATTTTTATCAGTCTCTTCATTTATGTAATGAGAATTTGTATAGACATAACCTCTATCATTTTCTATATCATCTTTTAAAGTTAAAAACTCATAATCATTTGGTACAAGTTCTAGTCCTTTATCAATTGCCTTAAAAGCTTCATCTAACAAATTAAATTTGTAGCAAAGTCTACCTAGTTGTAACCACCCCCATGGATAATCTGGCTCAACTTCTGTTCCTAATCTACTATACTCTAATGCTTCATCATATCTTCTAAGATAGACTAGTGCACAAGAGTACCTATAACACCAGATGCCACTTTTTACCCCCTTGTCCTTTACTCTGGCAAGAGTTTTTTCTGAGAGTTCATAAAAATCATAACTATCCATATTATTGTAGACATAAGCTCTCCAAAGTGCTACATCTAAATCTTCATCCATCTCTTTATCTGTATATCCATTTTTTTCCTGTATCTCTTTTAATCCATCTAAAATATCATTTAAATACTCTGCTTCTTCAAATTTTTGAGCCCACTCTTTTGTTACTATTTTCATACTCCCTCCTGCTTTAGTCTAATACTTTTTATTGAATTAAGAAGTAATTTAAACTCTCCCTTCTATGATATTATTCGTTAATTTTTTTTAATATCCTTTAAATTTTATGCTATATGTGCCATTTTATTCTAGTTTTATTTCTATTTCTTAATTTTTTAACTAGATAATTATTTTTAATTTCAAATATTTCCTATTTAAATTTTTAGTCATTGACATATTTTTTTAATTAATGTATTATATCTAATAGAGTATTATAATAAATTAATTCATATTGTTATCTAATAAGCTATCAATTTAAAAATAAGAAGGAGTGCACCAAATGTTTGATATAAGATATAAATCACACCATGATGTAAAAAATATTATTGATAAAAAAATGGGTAGAAAAATAGTAACACCATTTACATTTAATAAAATATTAAAAGAGAACCCTATCACACAAGAGGGTGGAATATATGTACATACTCCATATTGTGATAAAATTTGTTCATTTTGTAATATGAATAGAAAACAGATTGATAATGATCTTAATGACTATACAGATTATCTTTGCAAAGAGTTTAAAAAATATGGAGAAAAAAACTACATAAAAGAGAAAAATATCACAACAATATTTTTTGGTGGTGGAACACCTACAATATATAAAGCTCACCAACTTGAAAAGATACTCTCTACTTTAAGAGAAAATTTCAATATTTCTGATAATTGTGAATTTACTTTTGAAACAACTTTACACAATTTAACTTGGGAAAAATTAGAAATAATGGAGAAATATGGAGTTAATAGAATAAGTATCGGAATACAAACTTTTTCTAACAGAGGAAGAAAGTTACTCAATAGAACTTATGAACAAGAGTATATCACTAATAGAATAAAAGAGATCAGAGAAAGATTTAAAGGACTTATATGTATTGACATCATCTATAACTATCCTGACCAAACTGATGAAGAGATTGAAACTGATGCAAAACTTGCTTGTGAATTAGGTGTAGATAGTGTTAGTTTCTATTCCTTAATGATACAAGAGGGATCTCAAATTTCAAAAGATAGATCTGAAAATAAAGTTATCTTTAGATATAATTTAGCAAGAGATAAGGAGTTACACGATAAATTTTTAGATATTACTCTTTCAAATGGCTACTCAATATTAGAGCATACTAAAATAACAAATGGTAAAGATGAATACAGATACATTAAAAATGTCAATTCATCTTCCGATCTAATTGCTATTGGTGTAGGTGCTGGTGGAAGAGTTTCTAATTATGAATTTTTCCATCTAAATAAATTGATAACTTTCTATGCTTATGATAATGAGTTAAAATTTAGAGTAAAAAAACTTTCAGGTATATTACAGTATAAAAAAATAAATCTTAGCGAGATCAAAGAATTAGCTAAAGAGTCTTATGATAAAATCTATCATATTTTAAAGGACTTTGAGAAAAAAGGATTAATAGTACTAACTGATGATACAATGGAATATACTTTAGACGGTGTATTTTGGGGAAATAGCATTACTGCAACTTTAGTTGAATCAATGATTGATAATAAATAATTATATGGGGGTAAAAATGAATACATTGGTGGTTTATTCCTCTTTAACAGGGAATACAAAAATGGTATGTGAAAAAGTCTATGAAATTATCGAAGGAGAAAAGAGTATTGTCTCTATTTCTGATATAAAAGAGCTGGATATAGATAGCTTTAATAGATTTATAATTGGTTTTTGGGTTGATAAGGGTACTGCTGACAAAAGAACTAGAGAATTTATTAAAAAACTCTCTAAAAAAGAGATAGCATTTATTGGAACATTAGGGGCTGAACCAGAATCAGATCAC encodes:
- a CDS encoding flavodoxin family protein, whose product is MNTLVVYSSLTGNTKMVCEKVYEIIEGEKSIVSISDIKELDIDSFNRFIIGFWVDKGTADKRTREFIKKLSKKEIAFIGTLGAEPESDHGKKVFERVTELCNKNNNLLGGFLCRGKIDPKLVEKMGKFPLKLVHPLTPERLERIEGAKSHPNEKDFENAQNYFKSLFTR
- a CDS encoding coproporphyrinogen-III oxidase family protein; the protein is MFDIRYKSHHDVKNIIDKKMGRKIVTPFTFNKILKENPITQEGGIYVHTPYCDKICSFCNMNRKQIDNDLNDYTDYLCKEFKKYGEKNYIKEKNITTIFFGGGTPTIYKAHQLEKILSTLRENFNISDNCEFTFETTLHNLTWEKLEIMEKYGVNRISIGIQTFSNRGRKLLNRTYEQEYITNRIKEIRERFKGLICIDIIYNYPDQTDEEIETDAKLACELGVDSVSFYSLMIQEGSQISKDRSENKVIFRYNLARDKELHDKFLDITLSNGYSILEHTKITNGKDEYRYIKNVNSSSDLIAIGVGAGGRVSNYEFFHLNKLITFYAYDNELKFRVKKLSGILQYKKINLSEIKELAKESYDKIYHILKDFEKKGLIVLTDDTMEYTLDGVFWGNSITATLVESMIDNK